Proteins found in one Aneurinibacillus uraniidurans genomic segment:
- a CDS encoding methyl-accepting chemotaxis protein: MSTQAVEIGRELEYAVEAGKHIYELFNRVSTVLVVNRELEVLGYLEGDIHLKLKVGDKIPPNVLSAQVMNAKKRMSQMVTKAESSFQVAYQGLAIPVMDSYGKIVGCLAITSPLTKQQALIDMASNLIETSLSTTKASEEIATGASGLADAVRDLNTVSGEAKAEIMMIGDVLKLIKRIADQTNLLSLNAAIEAARAGDAGRGFAVVADEVRKLAQDTKGSLDDISNKMNQILHSVEKMTEGIFKIDAHAQQQAAATEEISASMIVLEENAKKIEELSNSLSI; encoded by the coding sequence ATGAGCACACAAGCAGTAGAGATAGGCAGGGAACTGGAGTATGCGGTTGAAGCAGGAAAGCACATATATGAACTTTTTAATCGGGTCAGTACAGTGCTTGTTGTAAATCGGGAACTGGAGGTTTTAGGATACCTGGAGGGTGATATTCATCTGAAGCTTAAAGTAGGAGATAAAATCCCACCAAATGTTTTGTCTGCTCAAGTAATGAACGCGAAAAAAAGAATGTCACAGATGGTAACAAAGGCAGAGTCATCTTTTCAAGTTGCTTATCAGGGACTAGCGATTCCTGTCATGGACTCTTACGGTAAGATTGTCGGTTGTCTGGCCATTACGTCTCCTTTAACCAAACAACAGGCGCTCATCGATATGGCTTCTAATCTGATTGAGACCTCGTTAAGTACAACGAAAGCGAGTGAAGAAATCGCAACGGGAGCTTCCGGGCTAGCGGATGCGGTACGTGATTTGAACACGGTTTCCGGGGAAGCAAAGGCTGAAATCATGATGATCGGGGATGTACTTAAGTTAATTAAGCGTATTGCTGATCAGACAAACTTGTTATCATTAAATGCTGCGATTGAGGCAGCGCGGGCGGGAGACGCCGGTAGAGGATTTGCTGTGGTGGCGGACGAAGTGCGAAAATTAGCCCAGGATACGAAGGGTAGTTTGGACGATATTTCCAATAAAATGAATCAAATTTTACATTCAGTTGAAAAGATGACAGAAGGTATCTTTAAAATCGATGCTCACGCCCAACAGCAAGCGGCTGCTACAGAAGAGATTAGTGCCTCGATGATTGTATTAGAGGAAAATGCGAAAAAAATAGAAGAGTTATCTAACTCCCTATCCATATAG
- the truA gene encoding tRNA pseudouridine(38-40) synthase TruA: MQERKIKLVFSYRGTAYHGFQRQRVLPSVQEEMEKVLKRLVGHEAPLAVSGRTDAGVHARYQTAHFITTSNIPGERFVQAMNTFLPEDIVVLESKEMPFDFHARYDVVEKTYRYRILNQRQADPFLLDRAYWVRVPLQIEQMRAAAEHFIGTHDFTSFCSVRTHVDSKVRTIYEIRIDVEEREPYVKGQGQDIWLTFRGSGFLYNMVRMLTGALLEVGKGRWTPEYVKEMLASKSPSVRKVNVPPQGLYLWDVKYKE, encoded by the coding sequence ATGCAGGAACGTAAGATTAAACTTGTATTTTCATATCGAGGTACGGCGTACCATGGCTTTCAGCGCCAGCGGGTGCTGCCGAGCGTACAGGAAGAGATGGAGAAGGTACTCAAACGTCTTGTTGGACATGAAGCACCGCTTGCGGTATCCGGGCGAACGGATGCAGGTGTACATGCCCGGTATCAGACCGCTCATTTTATTACGACAAGTAATATACCAGGTGAGCGGTTTGTGCAGGCGATGAACACGTTTTTGCCAGAGGATATTGTGGTGCTAGAGTCGAAAGAGATGCCGTTTGATTTCCATGCGCGGTATGATGTGGTGGAGAAAACGTATCGTTATCGCATTCTGAATCAGCGCCAGGCTGATCCGTTTTTGCTGGATCGGGCGTATTGGGTGCGGGTACCGCTGCAGATTGAGCAGATGCGTGCGGCGGCGGAGCACTTTATTGGTACGCATGATTTTACATCATTTTGTTCGGTACGGACGCATGTCGATAGCAAGGTGCGAACCATCTATGAGATACGGATCGATGTAGAGGAGCGTGAGCCATACGTGAAGGGACAGGGACAAGATATATGGCTGACGTTCCGCGGCAGTGGATTCCTATATAATATGGTGCGGATGCTGACAGGAGCGCTGCTTGAGGTCGGGAAGGGCCGCTGGACACCGGAGTATGTGAAAGAGATGCTAGCGTCTAAAAGTCCGTCTGTTCGCAAGGTGAATGTTCCACCGCAGGGACTGTATTTGTGGGATGTAAAGTATAAAGAGTAA
- a CDS encoding energy-coupling factor transporter transmembrane component T family protein, which produces MANRVPIGQYVPGNSVLHRCDPRSKLIGTCLFLILVFLANSPLSMIVAAVVCLLGIGIARVPILYVLRGLKPALWIIVITALLQLFMNEEGRLLFTWKFLQIHEQGVRDAVLVSVRIILLMMVASFLTLTTSPIQLTDGLESLFSPLKRVGFPAHELALMMSISLRFIPTLMEETEKIAKAQMSRGASFSSGSIIKRVLSTLPIIVPLFVQSFRRAEELAFAMEARGYRGGVGRTKYRQLRYGAVDVGFGVVIAIVAVVIIVFRT; this is translated from the coding sequence TTGGCGAACCGTGTACCGATTGGGCAATATGTGCCGGGAAACTCGGTCTTACACCGCTGTGATCCACGCAGCAAGCTCATCGGTACGTGCCTGTTTCTTATCCTTGTTTTTCTGGCGAATAGCCCTCTTTCGATGATTGTAGCGGCGGTGGTTTGTCTGCTAGGGATTGGGATCGCTCGTGTGCCGATCTTGTATGTACTGCGTGGGCTGAAGCCGGCATTATGGATTATTGTAATTACCGCGCTGTTGCAGCTGTTTATGAATGAAGAAGGACGACTGCTATTTACGTGGAAGTTCCTCCAGATTCATGAACAGGGTGTGCGAGATGCAGTGCTTGTCTCGGTACGGATTATTTTGTTAATGATGGTTGCGTCGTTTCTTACGCTGACAACGTCTCCGATTCAGTTAACAGATGGATTAGAGAGTTTATTTTCCCCGCTGAAGCGTGTTGGGTTTCCGGCGCATGAGCTGGCGTTGATGATGTCGATCTCGCTCCGCTTTATTCCAACATTGATGGAGGAAACGGAGAAAATCGCCAAAGCGCAAATGTCGCGTGGAGCTTCATTTTCAAGCGGTTCGATTATTAAGCGTGTACTAAGCACATTGCCTATTATTGTACCGCTGTTTGTACAGTCATTTCGGCGGGCGGAGGAGCTGGCGTTTGCGATGGAAGCACGCGGTTATCGTGGCGGCGTAGGCCGGACGAAATACCGGCAGCTTCGCTATGGAGCAGTAGATGTTGGATTTGGAGTTGTGATTGCGATTGTGGCTGTCGTGATTATTGTATTTCGCACATAA
- a CDS encoding energy-coupling factor transporter ATPase: protein MDIRFEEVGYTYGKATPFEKRALQEMSLSIPYGQYVAVIGHTGSGKSTLIQMLNGLLEPTEGTMTIGDFVLPVKKKKGLEVLRQKVGLAFQYPEYQLFEETVRKDVAFGLVNMGLPTEMIDGRVDAALRLVGLDPDKIGEKSPFALSGGQMRRVALAGVLVMDPQVLVLDEPTAGLDPAGHKEILGMVARIHRTEKRTTVLVTHSMEDAALYADYLYVLNEGKLWMEGTPADVFRDPERIRAAGLDLPDITQFIMQFNERLKSEPLSIKPLPYDIFDSEKLADEISHRFGKKGGLRR from the coding sequence ATGGACATCCGCTTTGAAGAAGTAGGTTACACATATGGCAAAGCTACACCTTTTGAGAAACGGGCGCTGCAGGAGATGTCACTCTCGATTCCCTATGGCCAATATGTAGCGGTAATTGGGCATACAGGTTCCGGTAAGTCGACGCTCATTCAGATGCTTAATGGTCTGCTAGAGCCGACAGAAGGGACGATGACCATCGGGGACTTTGTGCTTCCGGTGAAAAAGAAAAAAGGGTTGGAAGTGCTTCGTCAGAAAGTCGGACTTGCATTCCAGTACCCGGAGTACCAGCTTTTTGAAGAGACGGTTCGTAAAGATGTAGCCTTCGGGCTTGTAAATATGGGATTGCCTACAGAGATGATTGATGGGCGTGTAGATGCAGCGCTGAGGCTTGTTGGTCTTGACCCGGATAAAATCGGGGAGAAATCACCGTTTGCGCTTAGCGGCGGTCAGATGCGGCGTGTAGCGCTTGCCGGTGTGCTGGTGATGGACCCACAGGTGCTTGTGTTAGATGAGCCAACCGCAGGCCTTGATCCGGCTGGACATAAAGAAATCTTGGGGATGGTCGCCCGCATTCATCGTACAGAGAAGCGGACCACGGTGCTTGTGACGCACAGTATGGAAGACGCGGCGCTGTATGCGGATTATTTATATGTACTCAACGAAGGAAAGCTGTGGATGGAAGGTACACCTGCAGATGTATTCCGCGACCCGGAACGTATTCGTGCAGCAGGATTGGATCTGCCGGACATTACACAGTTTATTATGCAATTTAACGAGCGCTTAAAATCTGAGCCCCTTTCGATAAAGCCGCTTCCGTATGATATTTTTGATTCGGAAAAGCTAGCTGATGAAATCTCGCATCGCTTTGGCAAGAAGGGAGGGTTGCGACGATGA
- a CDS encoding energy-coupling factor transporter ATPase, giving the protein MGVSESIIRLTDVSFAYEGADERAVKGVSFEVKQGEFLSIIGHNGSGKSTLAKMLNGLLLPTEGVVEVNGIVTTDEKRIWDVRQTVGMVFQNPDNQFVAPTVEDDIAFGMENIGVPPEEMEVRIIDALEKVQMTAYRQAEPNRLSGGQKQRVAIAGILAIRPAVLVLDEATAMLDPRGRREVLDVVHRMNRELGMTVIQITHYLEETLASDRIIVMDGGSMIGEGVPTDIYQRVDWLRDLGLDVPFASALQYRLRKKGMSFPELEMTTEGVLDCLWTSALKK; this is encoded by the coding sequence ATGGGCGTGAGCGAGAGTATCATCCGCCTGACAGATGTCTCGTTTGCGTATGAGGGGGCAGACGAGCGTGCGGTGAAGGGCGTTTCGTTTGAAGTAAAGCAAGGGGAGTTTCTTTCGATTATTGGGCATAATGGGTCTGGTAAGTCGACACTTGCCAAAATGTTGAATGGCTTGCTGTTGCCGACCGAAGGAGTCGTAGAAGTCAATGGGATTGTAACAACGGATGAGAAGCGCATCTGGGATGTGCGCCAGACAGTCGGTATGGTGTTCCAGAACCCAGATAATCAGTTCGTTGCCCCTACAGTGGAAGATGACATTGCATTCGGAATGGAGAATATTGGCGTACCTCCAGAAGAGATGGAAGTGCGAATTATTGATGCATTAGAGAAAGTACAGATGACCGCGTATCGGCAGGCAGAGCCGAACCGTCTCTCCGGCGGGCAGAAGCAGCGGGTGGCTATTGCCGGGATATTGGCGATCCGTCCAGCCGTGCTTGTGCTCGACGAAGCGACAGCGATGCTTGATCCACGCGGACGCCGGGAAGTACTTGATGTTGTACACCGGATGAACCGTGAGCTTGGCATGACCGTGATTCAGATTACGCATTATTTAGAGGAAACGCTTGCAAGCGACCGGATTATTGTGATGGACGGTGGCTCCATGATCGGGGAAGGAGTACCGACTGACATCTACCAGCGTGTAGACTGGCTGCGTGATCTGGGGCTTGATGTTCCATTCGCCTCAGCCTTGCAGTATCGCCTGCGGAAGAAGGGAATGTCATTCCCGGAACTTGAGATGACGACGGAAGGAGTGCTAGATTGTCTATGGACATCCGCTTTGAAGAAGTAG
- the rplQ gene encoding 50S ribosomal protein L17: MAYSKLGRNSSARKALFRDLVTDLIIHERIETTESKAKELRSIADKMITLAKRGDLHARRQVAAFVRKEVANAETNQDAIQKLFDTIAPRFSERQGGYTRILKIGPRRGDGAPMVYLELVE, translated from the coding sequence ATGGCATACTCTAAATTAGGCCGTAACAGCTCCGCTCGTAAGGCTCTGTTCCGTGATCTTGTAACAGATCTGATCATCCACGAGCGTATTGAAACGACTGAAAGCAAAGCGAAAGAGCTGCGTTCAATCGCTGATAAAATGATTACTCTGGCTAAACGCGGTGACCTGCACGCTCGTCGTCAAGTAGCCGCTTTTGTGCGTAAAGAAGTAGCGAACGCAGAAACAAACCAGGATGCAATCCAAAAGTTGTTCGATACAATTGCACCTCGCTTTTCTGAGCGTCAAGGTGGTTACACTCGCATCTTAAAAATCGGACCGCGTCGTGGAGACGGTGCACCGATGGTATATCTTGAGTTAGTTGAATAG
- a CDS encoding DNA-directed RNA polymerase subunit alpha, protein MIEIEKPKIEVVEASEDSTYGKFVVEPLERGYGTTLGNSLRRILLSSLPGAAITSVQIDGVLHEFSTIEGVVEDTTQIILNLKTLSLKIHSDEEKVLEIDAEGAGVVTAADIRADSDVEILNPDLVIATMEQGASLRIRMYANRGRGYVSADQNKRPDMPIGVIPIDSIYTPINRVNYQVENTRVGQVTNYDKLTLEVWTDGSIRPEEAVSLGAKIMTEHLNLFVGLTDEAQEAEIMVEKEEDKKEKVLEMTIEELDLSVRSYNCLKRAGINTVQELTQKTEEDMMKVRNLGRKSLEEVQEKLEELGLGLRKDE, encoded by the coding sequence ATGATCGAAATCGAAAAGCCAAAGATCGAAGTGGTAGAAGCAAGTGAAGACTCTACCTATGGTAAATTTGTGGTTGAACCGCTTGAACGAGGATACGGGACTACGCTCGGTAACTCGCTGCGCCGTATTCTGCTTTCTTCGCTTCCGGGCGCCGCAATTACCAGCGTTCAAATCGATGGGGTCCTCCACGAGTTCTCCACGATCGAAGGCGTGGTAGAAGATACTACCCAGATCATCTTAAATTTAAAAACTCTTTCTCTCAAAATCCATTCGGACGAGGAGAAAGTTCTTGAAATTGATGCGGAAGGCGCTGGCGTTGTTACAGCAGCAGATATCCGTGCAGACAGCGACGTGGAAATCCTTAACCCGGATCTCGTCATCGCAACGATGGAGCAAGGCGCAAGCCTCCGTATCCGTATGTATGCGAATCGTGGCCGTGGATATGTTTCCGCTGACCAGAACAAGCGTCCAGATATGCCGATTGGCGTCATTCCGATTGATTCAATTTACACACCAATCAACCGTGTAAACTACCAGGTAGAAAATACACGTGTTGGACAGGTGACAAACTACGATAAATTAACGTTAGAAGTATGGACAGATGGAAGTATTCGTCCGGAAGAAGCGGTTAGCCTTGGTGCTAAGATTATGACCGAGCATCTGAATCTGTTCGTTGGCCTGACTGATGAAGCTCAAGAAGCGGAGATTATGGTAGAGAAAGAGGAAGATAAGAAAGAGAAAGTCCTTGAGATGACGATTGAGGAACTCGACCTTTCTGTTCGCTCTTACAATTGCCTGAAACGCGCGGGCATTAATACAGTTCAGGAACTGACACAAAAAACAGAAGAAGATATGATGAAGGTCCGTAATCTGGGTCGCAAATCGCTTGAAGAAGTACAGGAGAAGCTAGAAGAGCTTGGCCTGGGTCTTCGCAAAGACGAATAG
- the rpsK gene encoding 30S ribosomal protein S11, with product MAKRKVAATRTRRRDRKNIESGIAHIRSTFNNTIVTITDPHGNAISWASAGGLGFRGSRKSTPFAAQMAAEQAAKAAMEHGMKVVEVLVKGPGSGREAAIRSLQATGLEVNMIKDVTPIPHNGCRPPKRRRV from the coding sequence TTGGCGAAAAGAAAAGTAGCTGCGACTCGTACACGTCGTCGCGATCGTAAAAATATTGAGTCTGGCATCGCGCATATCCGTTCTACATTCAATAACACAATCGTTACTATTACTGATCCGCACGGAAATGCAATCTCCTGGGCAAGTGCTGGTGGACTTGGCTTCCGCGGTTCCCGTAAAAGCACTCCGTTCGCTGCACAAATGGCTGCTGAACAAGCTGCTAAAGCTGCAATGGAGCATGGCATGAAAGTGGTTGAAGTTCTGGTTAAAGGACCAGGATCCGGCCGTGAAGCTGCTATCCGTTCCTTACAAGCAACTGGACTCGAAGTTAACATGATTAAAGACGTTACTCCGATCCCTCACAATGGTTGCCGTCCACCAAAACGTCGCCGCGTATAA
- the rpsM gene encoding 30S ribosomal protein S13 has product MARIAGVDLPRDKRVVIALTYIFGIGRPTAEKILTETGISEQTRVRDLTEDEAAKLREYIDKNIKVEGDLRREVSLNIKRLVEIGCFRGVRHRKGLPVRGQRTKTNARTRKGPRRTVANKKK; this is encoded by the coding sequence GTGGCACGTATTGCGGGAGTTGATTTACCTCGTGACAAACGCGTAGTAATCGCGTTAACGTATATTTTCGGCATTGGCCGTCCAACAGCTGAGAAAATCCTGACTGAAACAGGCATCAGCGAGCAGACTCGCGTTCGCGATCTGACAGAAGATGAAGCTGCTAAGCTTCGTGAATACATCGACAAAAACATTAAAGTTGAAGGTGACCTCCGCCGTGAAGTATCCCTCAACATCAAGCGCCTTGTGGAAATCGGCTGCTTCCGTGGTGTTCGTCACCGCAAAGGTCTGCCGGTTCGTGGCCAACGTACGAAAACAAATGCTCGTACTCGTAAAGGTCCGCGCCGCACTGTAGCGAACAAGAAGAAGTAA
- the rpmJ gene encoding 50S ribosomal protein L36 has translation MKVRPSVKQICEKCKVIRRKGKIMVICENPKHKQRQG, from the coding sequence GTGAAAGTAAGACCATCTGTAAAGCAGATTTGCGAAAAATGCAAAGTCATTCGACGCAAGGGAAAAATTATGGTAATCTGCGAAAACCCGAAACATAAGCAGCGTCAAGGTTAA
- the infA gene encoding translation initiation factor IF-1 produces MAKEDVIEVEGTVIEPLPNAMFRVELENGHKVLAHVSGKIRMHFIRILPGDKVTVELSPYDLTRGRITYRYK; encoded by the coding sequence ATGGCGAAAGAAGACGTAATTGAAGTGGAAGGAACCGTGATTGAGCCTCTACCGAACGCGATGTTCCGCGTAGAGCTGGAGAACGGGCACAAAGTGCTTGCTCACGTATCCGGTAAAATCCGCATGCATTTCATTCGTATACTGCCAGGTGACAAAGTTACTGTTGAATTATCACCGTATGATTTGACCCGCGGGCGGATCACATATCGCTATAAATAG
- the map gene encoding type I methionyl aminopeptidase codes for MIICKSKAEIDIMREAGRIVALTHKELQTAVRPGITTAELDDIAERFIRKHGAKPSFKGYGGFTGSICISVNEELVHGIPGKRKLNEGDIVSIDIGAEVEGYHGDSAWTYGVGQITPENQHLLDVTEQSLFEGLAKAKPDARLTDISHAIQVYAEAAGYSIVREYVGHGIGRDLHEDPQIPNYGPPGRGARLKPGMVLAIEPMVNAGKRYVRTLADDWTVVTVDGSMCAHFEHTIAITEDGYEILTRV; via the coding sequence ATGATCATTTGCAAGTCCAAAGCAGAAATCGACATCATGAGAGAAGCGGGACGAATTGTCGCTCTCACGCATAAAGAACTGCAAACAGCAGTCCGTCCGGGGATCACAACAGCTGAACTCGACGACATTGCTGAACGCTTTATTCGCAAACACGGAGCAAAACCTTCTTTCAAAGGCTATGGAGGCTTTACGGGCAGCATATGCATTTCTGTTAATGAAGAGCTGGTCCACGGCATTCCAGGCAAACGCAAGTTGAATGAAGGAGATATCGTCAGCATTGACATTGGAGCGGAAGTAGAAGGATATCATGGGGACTCAGCCTGGACGTATGGTGTAGGTCAGATCACTCCAGAGAACCAGCATCTGCTTGATGTAACAGAGCAATCTTTGTTCGAAGGGCTTGCAAAGGCAAAACCGGATGCACGCCTGACAGATATCTCTCATGCTATTCAAGTATATGCGGAGGCAGCTGGATACTCGATTGTTCGCGAATATGTAGGTCATGGCATCGGACGGGATTTGCATGAAGATCCACAAATTCCAAACTACGGGCCTCCAGGTCGCGGAGCAAGATTAAAGCCAGGCATGGTACTAGCAATTGAACCGATGGTGAATGCAGGCAAACGCTACGTGCGAACGCTGGCGGATGACTGGACAGTCGTTACGGTGGATGGTTCAATGTGTGCGCACTTTGAACATACGATTGCGATTACTGAAGATGGCTATGAAATCTTAACCAGGGTATGA
- a CDS encoding adenylate kinase, whose amino-acid sequence MNIILMGLPGAGKGTQGERIVEGFGIPHISTGDMFRAAIKDETEMGKLAKSYMDQGHLVPDEVVIGIVKERLGKADCEKGFMLDGFPRTLAQAEALDVMLESLARKIDHVINIDVDRSILLERLTGRRICRSCGATYHVVFNPTSQEGICDKCGGELYQRDDDNEATVATRLDVNIEQSAPILKYYEVKGLLRNIDGQQDIDKVFEDVAQVLRGQTQ is encoded by the coding sequence ATGAATATTATCTTAATGGGTTTGCCAGGAGCAGGTAAAGGAACGCAAGGGGAGCGCATTGTTGAAGGGTTTGGTATTCCACACATTTCGACAGGCGACATGTTCCGGGCAGCTATTAAAGATGAGACAGAGATGGGGAAACTGGCGAAGTCCTACATGGATCAGGGGCATCTTGTACCGGATGAAGTGGTAATCGGTATTGTGAAAGAGCGTTTAGGCAAAGCTGATTGTGAGAAAGGCTTTATGCTGGACGGATTTCCGCGTACACTCGCTCAGGCAGAAGCACTTGATGTAATGCTTGAGAGCCTTGCGCGCAAGATTGACCATGTGATTAATATCGATGTTGATCGCAGCATCCTGTTGGAACGTCTGACTGGCCGACGCATTTGCCGAAGCTGCGGTGCGACGTACCATGTAGTGTTTAATCCAACTTCCCAGGAAGGCATCTGCGACAAGTGTGGCGGAGAGTTGTACCAGCGGGATGATGACAACGAAGCAACAGTTGCGACCCGCCTCGATGTAAACATCGAACAGTCTGCGCCGATTCTAAAGTACTATGAAGTAAAAGGATTGCTCCGTAATATCGACGGGCAACAAGATATAGACAAGGTGTTTGAGGATGTTGCACAAGTATTGAGAGGGCAAACTCAATGA
- the secY gene encoding preprotein translocase subunit SecY has protein sequence MFSTVANIFKIADLRRKVIFTLLMLVVFRIGSFVPVPNINVSVLEQLSQQNNVFGFLNTFSGGALSHFSIFAMGIMPYITASIIMQLLSMDVIPTFTQWSKEGDIGRRKIAQFTRYGTIVLGLIQATGLSIGFNRMMPGLVKDPSFTTYALIAIVLTAGTAFLMWLGEQITEKGIGNGISIIIFAGIVAAIPNGAKQLYATEFMGASDQMFLNIVKVIGIVLAIILIIMAVVYVQQGIRKIPVQYAKRVVGRKMYGGQSTHIPLKVNSAGVIPVIFALSLVIFPPTIAQFWAGNPVANWVIQTFNIQTMGTSNWIGIVLYVLLILGFTYFYVFVQVNPTQMADNMKKNGGYIPGIRPGDETAQYITRTLNRITLAGAVFLAVISILPMVFSTVSGLPASIRVGGTTILIVIGVALDTMKQIETQLVKRHYKGFIK, from the coding sequence ATGTTCTCCACTGTTGCCAATATATTCAAGATTGCCGACTTGCGTCGAAAGGTGATTTTTACCCTTTTGATGCTTGTCGTCTTTCGGATTGGCAGCTTTGTTCCGGTACCTAATATTAATGTATCGGTACTTGAGCAACTGTCGCAGCAGAACAATGTGTTTGGGTTTCTGAATACATTCTCTGGTGGTGCATTGTCCCATTTCTCCATCTTCGCGATGGGGATTATGCCATACATCACCGCCTCTATTATCATGCAGCTTTTATCTATGGATGTCATACCGACATTCACGCAGTGGTCGAAAGAGGGAGACATTGGTCGGCGCAAAATTGCCCAGTTCACTCGGTATGGAACAATTGTTCTCGGGTTGATCCAGGCAACCGGGCTATCAATCGGGTTTAACCGAATGATGCCAGGGCTTGTTAAAGATCCTTCTTTCACAACATATGCGTTAATCGCAATTGTACTGACTGCGGGTACAGCATTCCTGATGTGGCTCGGTGAACAAATTACCGAGAAGGGCATCGGAAACGGGATTTCGATCATTATCTTTGCGGGGATCGTCGCTGCGATTCCGAATGGAGCTAAACAGCTCTATGCGACCGAGTTTATGGGTGCGTCTGATCAGATGTTCTTAAACATCGTGAAAGTCATCGGAATTGTACTGGCGATTATCTTGATCATTATGGCTGTTGTGTATGTTCAGCAGGGCATCCGCAAGATACCCGTGCAGTACGCAAAGCGTGTGGTTGGTCGCAAGATGTATGGGGGTCAATCGACTCACATCCCGTTAAAAGTAAACAGTGCCGGGGTTATTCCTGTAATCTTCGCTCTGTCTTTAGTTATTTTTCCGCCAACGATTGCTCAATTCTGGGCGGGGAATCCGGTGGCAAACTGGGTGATCCAGACGTTTAACATCCAGACAATGGGCACAAGTAATTGGATTGGCATCGTGCTGTATGTGCTGCTTATTCTTGGATTCACGTACTTCTACGTGTTCGTTCAGGTTAATCCGACACAGATGGCTGACAACATGAAAAAGAACGGCGGATATATCCCGGGAATACGTCCAGGAGATGAGACAGCCCAGTATATTACTCGAACATTAAACCGAATTACGTTGGCAGGCGCGGTATTTTTGGCCGTGATCTCGATTTTGCCGATGGTATTCTCCACAGTAAGTGGACTTCCGGCTAGCATTCGGGTCGGAGGAACAACCATCTTGATTGTGATCGGGGTTGCACTCGATACGATGAAGCAAATCGAAACTCAGCTTGTAAAACGGCATTACAAAGGTTTTATTAAGTAG
- the rplO gene encoding 50S ribosomal protein L15 translates to MKLHEIQPAEGSRKTRNRVGRGIGSGNGKTAGRGHKGQNSRSGGGVRPGFEGGQNPLYRRLPKRGFTNPNRKEFAIVGLEQLNKFTADTVVTPEALLEAGIIKNVRDGVKILGNGELNVKLTVQAQKFSQSAVEKIEALGGKTEVI, encoded by the coding sequence ATGAAGTTACACGAAATTCAACCTGCTGAAGGTTCCCGTAAAACGCGCAATCGCGTAGGTCGCGGTATTGGTTCCGGTAACGGCAAAACTGCTGGTCGCGGTCACAAAGGTCAGAACTCCCGTTCAGGCGGTGGTGTTCGTCCTGGTTTCGAGGGTGGTCAAAACCCGCTGTACCGTCGTTTGCCAAAACGTGGCTTCACAAATCCGAACCGCAAAGAGTTCGCGATTGTGGGTCTGGAGCAGCTGAACAAGTTCACTGCTGATACGGTTGTTACACCTGAAGCTCTGCTTGAAGCAGGCATCATCAAAAACGTCCGTGATGGCGTTAAGATTTTAGGGAACGGAGAATTAAACGTTAAGCTGACGGTTCAAGCCCAGAAGTTCTCTCAATCTGCAGTTGAAAAGATTGAGGCTCTCGGCGGAAAAACCGAGGTGATCTAA
- the rpmD gene encoding 50S ribosomal protein L30, with protein sequence MAKLQITLKRSLIGRTENQKATVAALGLRKIHQTVVKEDNAAMRGMVEKVKHMVEVKEIEA encoded by the coding sequence ATGGCGAAACTGCAAATTACTCTTAAACGCAGCCTGATTGGTCGCACAGAAAACCAAAAAGCTACTGTAGCTGCTCTTGGTCTTCGCAAAATCCATCAAACAGTTGTTAAAGAAGACAACGCTGCAATGCGCGGTATGGTGGAAAAAGTAAAACATATGGTTGAAGTTAAAGAAATCGAAGCGTAA